The Deltaproteobacteria bacterium genomic sequence TCCCCTTGCGCAGGACAACCAGCATCATGGGAACACCCGTCTGCTCGATCGAGTAGATCAATGACTGACCCAGACCCAAAAGCTCCGCCTTCTCGGCAATGTCCCCCACGTCGATCCCCGTGGTGTCCTGAAACCAGATGACCGGGATCCGGTCCCGACCGCATTGGGTCACGAACTCGTTCATCTTGATGAGCCCCTGCCGGTACAGCTTGCCGCCCACCCCGTTATAGGCGTTCGTATACTCCGGATAGTTCGGCAGCAACCCCTGCCGGTTCCCGATCACCCCCACCAGAAACCCGTCGATCATCACCAGCCCCGTATACACCTCCGGCCCGAACCCCGGGCGGAACTCCAGGTGCTCCGAGCTGTCCACCAGCCGCGCCAGGACATTGTCAAAATCGTAGCCCTTCTTCTGGTTCATCTCCACTAGACAGGCGATCTCCGCCGGATCGTGCTTCGGCGGCGCCGGCTCGGCCAGACGGAAAAACCCCGGGTCATAGGCGGGGATCTTCCCCATATATTCCCGCAGGGCATCCAGCACGTCCGTCTCCTCCTCGAAGACGGCACGGAAAAACCCCGTCTCGTCATAGTGGATCTCCACCCGTCCCGGGGGCTTCTGCTTGAAGCGCCGCGTCGCCTCGATCAACTGCTCCGCCCCCTCCTGGTCAAAGAACCCTTTGGGACTCATGCCGCTCACGATACCCCCGCCGCCCACGGCAATGTTGCAGTCCCTGTGGGCCAGCAGGATCGTGGGGCTGACCCCCTGGTAGCCGCCGCCGGCCGGATTCGTCCCGTAGATCCCCGCCAATACCGGAATGCCCAGCTTCTCCAGCTCGGCGTGACGGAAAAAACAGGTCCCCTGGCCCCGCCGGTTCGCGTACATCTTCTCCTGCTCCGGCAACTTCACCCCGGAACAGTTCACCAGCCACACCAGAGGCAGGTTCATGATCTTCGCAATGTCCGTCACCCGCAGATTGTTCTCCGGCTGCCCCGCGATCCAGGCCCCGGCGATCCACTTGTTGTTGAACCCGATCAGCATGCACCACCGGCCGTTGATCCGCGCCAGGCCGTCCACCACCCCCGTGCTGCCCGACTCCTCATGCTCGGGATCAAAGATCGTGTGCAAGGGACAAAACGTGCCCGGGTCCACCAGGTACTCGATCCGCTCCCAGACCGTCATCTGCCCCCGCTCGTGCACCTTCTCCACGGGGATCCCCACGTTCCTTATCCGCTCCCCCTCGGCCTCGATGCCGGCAATTACTTCTTCCACCTTCGCCACGTTCTCCGACATCCGCTCCCGCTGACGGTCACGCAACGGCTTGCCGAAGGGCTCCATCTTGATATAGGGTATCATCTCTCATCTCCTCACTCCCTACCGGCTCTTCTACCGGTTTACCTTTCCGATGCCCGGCTGGTCCCGGGCAATGATGAACATGCAGATGTCCGCAGAACCTTCACTTGGGATCCCGCGCATACTCTTCACATACGAAGCATAGCGCAGGTGTCCGGAAAGACACCATCCGACACGGCACGATCACGCCCGCCGGGAACACAGTGGTTTCTGTGGAAACACCAGATGACAAACAAATACGTTTTCGTCCCTGCTCGTCTACCTTTCTCTTTCTTCGAAATCCTTGAGGGATTCCTGTCGCTCCTTTGTTGAAACACAGGCCAGGCATGCCTCAACTTCATACTCCATAAGCGCCTCCAGACTCACCTCACCGCGTGCCATATTGAGGCCCTTCTTTATCATCCTGATGGAGAATGCGGAATTGGCCGCCATCTTCTTTGCCATTTCCATCGTTTCATCCATCAATCGATCGAGGGGGACTGCCTTGTTAACCAGACCGATGCGCTCGGCCTCCTTTCCATCGACATATTCGGCCGTGAAGAGAAGTTCCTTGGCCTTTCCCGGCCCTATCAGGTCCTGCACAAGCCTCATGGCACCCCCTGTAACGGAAGAGGTCACCCTGGCCTCGGGGGAACCTATCTTTGCCTCCTCCGCGGCGATCCTGACATCGCAGGCAAGTCCCAGTTCATAACCCGAACCAAGGGCGTAACCGTTAATGGCAGCTATCGTCGGCTTCTCAAATCGTATGACCTTCCGTGATGCCTCCTGCAGCTCGATAAGGTAGTCGCGGTAGGCCTCGATGGTCCTATCCTTTGAGTCCTTGAGGTCCGCCCCCGTGGAAAAGGCCCTCCCCTCACCGGTAATGATCAGCACCTTGACCTCGGGATCATCCCCGGCGTCCTTCAGGGCAACCTGGAACTCGACCCACAGTTGCTTGTTCATGGCATTCAAAACCTTGGGCCGGTTCAACTTGATGGTGGCGATACCATCTCCCTTTTCATAGATGATGCATTCGAAATCCATATCTTCACCTCTCATCAATATTTGTTGTATTTCATGAATGATCTCATGCGATCAATATCCTGGAATCCACGATCGACAGCCCTTTCTCATGGACGATCACGGGATTGAGGTCCACCTCGCTGATCTCCGGATTATCGATCACGATCCCGGACAGTTTCGAAAGAACCTCCTTTATTGCCTCAATGTCCTTCGGCTTTTCCCCCCTCACACCGGTCAGGATCCTGTATCCCTTTATCTCCTTGATCATTTCGTCGATATCTTCATCGGCGAGCGGGGCCACCCGAAATGAAACATCTTTCAACACCTCTACAAAGATCCCTCCCAGGCCGAACATGATGACCGGACCGAACTGGGCATCCCTGACCATGCCGATGATGCATTCCTGACCGGGAGGAACCATCGGCGACAGCAGTACCCCGACGATCTTGTCGCGGGTCGTCACTTTTTCAGCGTTCCTGGCGATCTCATCAAACGCCGCCTGAACCTCATCGGCGTTCGAGAGATTGAGCCTGATCCCGCCCGCATCCGACTTGTGAATGATGTCAGGGCTGACGATCTTCATGGCCAGCGGATAGCCCAACCTGTCCGCTGCTTCCATCGCCTCCGCCGCGGTCTTTGCCAGCACCGCATCCGGCAGGGAGACGCCATATCCGGCGAGAAGTTCTCTCGATTCCGTTTCAAGCAGGTTATGCCGCGATTCCTTCGTGACCTTTGAAAACAGCGCTTTGATCTCAGGCCGCTCAGTGACCGTTCCTTCGGGCAGGCGCATGTTCCGGATCTTTTTCTGCACGACGGCGAAACGCATGAGGGCACTCATGCACTGCGCGGCCCTGTCGGAAGATTCGATAACGGGGATCCCGGCCTCTTTTAGTATGTCGAGAGCCGCGATGGGATCCCTGGCGTAGCTCGTGTTGACAATGAGCGGCTTCTGATACGTCCTGACCAGATCGACAAGCTCCCACGCCGTCTGTTCCTCCAGCTCAGCAATGTGGGGAGCGATAATATCGAAGAACCCGCCGAAGAAGCCCGTTATCAGTATTCCATCAACCTCATCAGCTTCCATGCAGGCCTTGACGCATTCGGTGATGACATGGGGGTTTTCCTCCGCCGTTCCGCCATAATCAATGGGATTGTGAGCGGGCATCCCCGCGAGCAGAACGGGAAGTATCTTTTCCTGCGTTTCCTTGCTGAGGACAGGGACCTGCATACCATACTTTTCGGCATTGTCCGCCGCGATGGAATTGTCACCGCCACCCTCTGACATGATGACCACCCTGTCACCCTTCGGAAGCGGACATTTGGAAAACACGTTTCCCATGTCGATCATTTCATCCGGATTGGACACTCTCACGATACCCGCCTGTCTGAAAGCGGCGTCCACGATCGCATCATCACCGGCCAATGAACCTGTGTGAGAAGCGGTGGCCCGTGCCCCCGCACTCGATTTTCCGACCTTGAGGGCGATGATCGGTTTGGTTCTTGCCGCTTCCCGGGCGACCCTGACCAGTTCGTTCCCCCCTCGAATGCCTTCAAGATAGGTTGCGATGACCTTTGTATCGGGATCGTCCTTCAGGTAGGTGACATATTCATCCAATTTGACCCCGATGGCGTTGCCGACATTGATCATCTTGTTGAAACCGCACCCCTTCATGTTCGCAAAGTGTGTCAATGAATCGATCACATTGCCGCTCTGTGTGAGAATGGAGATCGCGCCCTTATTGATGGTGGGGATCCCAAGCATATTGATGTTCGCCGAGGCATTGAACATCCCGCTGCAGTTCGGACCGATGACGTAGGCCCCCGTCTTTGCCGCCTCACTCAGGATCTCCGCTTCTATCCGTTTCCCTTCTTCGCCTGATTCTCCGAGGCCCGCCGTGATAATGATGATACCCTTCGCACCCATTTTGATGCTGTCGGCAACGGCTGAGGAAACAAATTTCGGGGCGACGACCACCATTACCAGATCAACCTCCGTGGGTATCTCCGTTATGCTGTGATATGCCTTCATCCCGAAAAGCTCATCGCGTTTCGGGTTAATAAGGTAAATATCTCCTGTGTAGCCTGCCTTGATAAGACTTCTGGTCCTCCGTTCGGCCGCCTTTCCCGGAACCTCCGATGCCCCGATCACGGCGATCGAGCCGGGATTAAAAACCTTTTCCAATGATCTTTTCATACCGTCACCCCCTTGGTTGATATTACTCATTACGGGTAATTCCTATGCAACAGCTGTGGTAGCCGTCATCCTTTTTTTTCTTATCCATTGTGATCCGTATGCCACGGCAAACAGGACTATCCCTATGCCGTCGGTAAGGAGACCGGGCTTTATCATCAGAAACGCTACGGCCAGGAATAGAATGACCTCGTACCATTTTGCCCTGATGATCATGCAGGCTTGAACACCGGCCGCGAGACAGACGATCCCGAAAGCCGCCGTCAGAAAGCTCATCAGAATGGCCCACGGGCTTCCGATCATGAGCAACTCCGGCGCATACACGAACATGAAGGGAATGATGAAACCTGCTATCCCGAGTTGAAATGCGTTGAGCCCCGTCTTCCAGGGATCTGATTTTGCGATCCCCGCTCCGGCGTAAGCGGCCAGGGCGACCGGTGGAGTGATGTCGGCCCTCGTGCCGAAATAGAGGACGAAGAGATGGGCGGCGATGGGGATCACTCCCATCTGCGCAAGGGCCGGAGCGACCAGGGACGAAATGATGATGTACTGGGCGGTCGTGGGAACTCCCATGCCAAGAAAGATACAGGCGATCATGGTGAAGGGCAGGGCCAGGTAGAGATGCCCCATGGCCGCGTCAACAACGAGGGATGAAAACCTTATCCCCAGCCCTGACATCGTGATGCAGCCTATGATGATGCCCGCCGCGGCACAGGCGGCTGCCACTTCAACCGCTCCCGTGGCACCTTCCTCCATACCTTCCAGGATCAATAATCCAAATTTTTTGAGAGACTTTCTCTTGATGACATTCATTATGAAAGACGACACGACCGTCGCGGTGATGGCCCAGAACACGGCCCTCTCAGGGGAATAATTGCCCATGAGAAAATAGATGAGAAGAAAGATGGAAAACACGTGATGCCATCCTTCGGCAAAGGCCTTTCTGATCTTCGGCAGGTCCGCTCTCGGCAGTCCGGTGAGATTCAATGACACGGCCCTGAAGTGCACCTGCATGAAGGTTGAGAAGAAGGCAAGCGTCGCGGGTATCGCCGCGGCGACACATACTTTGAAGTAGGGAATGGACAAAAACTCGGCCATGATGAAAGCGGCGGCACCCATGATGGGGGGCATGATCTGCCCCATGGTCGATGATGACGCCTCGACCCCCGCGGCAAAATATCCCGGGTATCCCGTTCGTTTCATAAGGGGTATCGTGAAAGACCCGGTCGTCACCGTGTTCGCCACGGAACTCCCGGATATCATCCCGAAAAAGGTACTTGAAGCAACGGCTGCTTTTGCCGGTCCTCCCCGCGACCAGCCTGTCAGCGCGAAGGCTACATCGGTGAAGAATTGTCCCGCTCCCGTCTTCCGCAACAGGGCCCCATAGAGGATGAACAGGAGAATGAAGTTCGCCGAGACGCCGAGGGGAACACCGAACACCCCGTCCGTGGAAAGGGCAAGATAGGTGGACACTCTCTTGATGCTGTATCCCCGATGGGAAAGGACGTCGGGCAGATAGGGACCGAACAGTGCGTAGCAGATAAAAATGATCGCGATAAGCGGGACGGCGGGCCCCGTCGACCGCCGTGAAGCTTCCAGCACCAGCAGTATGAGGACGGACCCCATAACGACATCGATGGTCAGAAACGTACCTGCCCGGTTGAGTATGGGCACGGAATAAATAAATATCCACGAACAGATGCCGACGGAAACGATCAGATAAAGCCAGTCGAGAACCGACATCCTGTGTCTTGGGGACCGTTTCTTTGCAAAAGGATAGAGGGCAAAGATGAGGATCGACATCAAAAGCCAGTGTATCACCCGGTGATCAAGGGCGAAGAAGGGATGAAGGTAGGCATACACCAGATGGTAGCATGACGTCGCGATAGCGATAACAGTGATCGCCAGACCCGCGAGACCCTTATATGTCCTTTTCTTCTCAAACTCCTCCAGCAGTTCCTGCGCGGCACTCTCCGCGCTGCTGATCTCCTCCTCAAGGGTGTGATCTATATAGGCTCTTTTTTTCTCTTCCATGGTCACTCTTTCCCCCCCTCTTTCACCAGGCGGATCCATACCGAATCCCCACCATCCGCTATTGAAAGCAAAGGAATGCTTGTATCCTTGTATGTAATAACGTGTCCCGCCACCCGCCCCACACGAAGCAGGAACCGGGGACATTTCCGGTTCAGCAGGACCCGCGTTTTATCTCCGGAAAAGGAAACCTTCGCCCCATCGTTCGTGAGGGACTCCAGTCCCGAGCCGTACCAGTCAAAATCCTCCTCAACAAGAACGATCCCTCCCTCATCCATTCGAAAGATGTCATGAACCGGTGTGTGATCGGAAGAATGGATATAATCGATATAAAAGAGGTCCCCCCTTTCCACCTGAAACTCCAGCAGGATCGCATTTCCGGGCTGCTCAACCACCTGAAGACGGAGATCGGCGTTCTCCCCCGCGAAGGCAGAGATACAAACCACCTGGATCAAGAAGAACACAATGGATATAATTCTCACGCACATGGTTACGGGTGCCCGGCCGGTCATGAAACCGGCCGGGCTCACTAATCTTATTTCATCGCTTCCTTGAAATATTTCATCGCACCCGGGTGAAGCGGTATCGGGCTGTTGACCGCGTTCGCCGGCGTCAACTGAGCGGCGATCGGATGAATGTTGATAAGGGCGTATTTGCCCTCGTGCACGTTTGTGTAGATGGCCTTGGTGACCTTATAGGCAATGTCATCGGGCATGTTCTCGTTGGCGATCATCACGTTGGAATCACCGATGCAGAGAACGTCATACTCAACATCATCATAGGTCCCTTTGGGGATGGTCACCTGCAGGTAGTATGGATTCGCCTTGACAACCTTGTCGGCAAGCTCTTTGCTGACGGGAACCAGAACAAGGTCCCTGGTGGCGGCAATGTCCATCACGGCAGACCCGGGATAGGCAAAATTAAAGAAACAGGCGTCGACAATGCCGTCCTTCAGAGCCTGGACGGATTCCGACTGAGAGAGGTTGGCAAGCGTCAGGTCCTTCTCAAGGTCGAAGCCGGCCGCTTCCAGAATTGCCTTGGCCATGGTCGAACAACCGCTCCCCGGAACGTCGATCGATACTTTCTTCCCTTTCAGGTCCGCAAGGGTCTTGATCCCCGATTGTGCGGTGGTCACAATGTGCTCCGGGGCCGGGTACATCTGGAACAGAGCCACAATGGGGAATTTCCTCTCAAATGGTTCCTGTCCGTTCATGGCCTTGTAAGCAACGCTCCCCATGACCATTCCCATGTCGGTATCGCCGATACCCACCAGGCGGCTGTTCTCAACGGAGGCACCCGTCGATTCGGCCGCGCACCTGATGCCGTCCACCGTTTTCTGCACTACAACGGACATCCCACCGCCAAGGGGATAATAGACACCCCCCGGACTTCCTGTACCGATGGTGAGAAATTTCGTCTCAGCAACGGCCGGACCAGCGACGGCCATACACATAACCATGGAAAACACCAGAATCGCGTACAATACTCTTTTCATGTTGACCTCCTTACTTTTGGATCATGTTTTCTTTCTAAAATCATACAGGCTGTAAACAGCAAGCCCCCTTACTTTTACCTCCCTTCTTACGTATTCTTTCCTGAAAAATTCGTGCTTCATACTGTGCCGGCTATTGCGTTCCCGGATAATTGAAGAACATGATGGAACAGCGGGATCCTTCCGAAAGTTCTTTTCCGGGTGATCGTCACAGACCCTCTCTTGTTCTATATTTATGCCTTTATATCGGACACTTACATCGCATGCCCCCGTCACGTATACGAATACCTCTCCAATGTTCTTCAATTTTCAAAGAACCATCTCAACAGCCACGCATGTTTAACGCTGCAATTTTCAGTTCCGACAGAATAGACTGATCTTTAAGATATAATTTCAGGCACCGTTTTTCTCATGTGTCGTCCAGTAGATCTCTTTCTTCTTCCACAGAGTTTCCCGTTTTTTCAGTGCCTTCAATGTTTCCTGGGGATTTTGAATGCTCAGTGCCGTAAGAAGCGCATTGATCAGACTCATAACTGCGGTATAGGATTCTATAAATGATTCCAGCCGATGTTTTACAGGAAGCACCCAGTGCGCATGATCCGCAAGAGGAGAAAACAGCGAATCGGTGATTGCCCCGACCCTGGCCCCCTGCTCTCTCGCATATGCCAGGGCCTCTATCGTGGTCCGGGGATAGCGCGGAAAGCTGATACCTATCACCAGATCTCCCTCCCCAACTTCGTGGAAGGAATCCCAGATATCTCCAATCTCCGGTTTCAACAGATATATTCCCTCCCGTAAAAAACCGAGGTATCGTGCAAGCACGACCGCCGTTGAATGACTTCCCTTTAATCCGATGACGAATATCTTCCGGGCAGCTGCCATTTCCGTAACCGCCTGATGGAAGGTTTCGATCGACAGGGACTTGAGCGTTTGGGTCAGATTCCGGATATCTTCCTGCATGACCTTGACAAGGACCTCTTCATCCGTCTTGGCATGCTTAACGGTCTGCTTCAGCCGCGCGTCGGTGGAGAGACGATTCTGGAAATTCTCCCGCAACATTTTCTGCATCCCCCGGTAACCGTCAAATCCGAGGGCCTGGGCAAGTCGCACGATGGTCGCCTCGCTGACACCAATGCGCCGCGATAAGCTCGAAGCCGTCAGGAAAATGGTCTCGTCATAATTTTCAGTAATGTATTTCAGCGCCTGTTGTTGAGCCGCGGTAAGGTCATTTCTTTTCTCTGCAAGAAACGAATCGAACGGCATGATGAAAGATATCCTTCATTCTATTTTAAAAATGAAATTTTTTCTTCCATTTGTGTTCCATACAATCAGCATCTACCCCTGTCAAGAAAAAAATTCCCCCCAAAGGGGTCAAGTCTACCGTTGACCCTTGCCTGGTTATATTGCAGCCGGCCGCTGCCGTGGCGAGGCATGGATCTCTTTTAAGCGGTCATTGAAACGGTATTGGGGGGTTGGAGATCAGGGTTGTCTGCCGCCGTTCTCGATGAGGGCCCTGACCGGTTCAAGGCCATAGGGCGTCCCCTGCTCGATCGCCTTGAGGACCGTGCCGCCGCCGGTAAAGAAATAATACTGGGAATCATCCATGACCGAAAGGTACAGACCGGGGTTGAGGTCCTTGAACTCCTGGAGGGTGTCCCCGCCCCCATAGAGCTTGCGCGCCTTCTTGTTGCGGTCTATCTTCCGGTCCATCACAGTGGAGCCCTCGGTGAAAAACGGGGTATACCCCATGACGGCGTTGACGAATATCGTACGTGCCGAATTGATCGTATCGGAAACACGGGGATCGTCAAATGATTCACCGGCGATATCGAGAATGAAGCCGAGTTTCATCCCCTTCTTCAGTTCCTTTATGCTGCGAACCCTGAAATGACCGTCGAGTTTACCCTCCATGGTGTCCGATTCATACACATAGGGAAGTTCAAGGATCTTCCTGTCACGGGCATCTATGGCGACGAGGTCTGCCGCGGCATCGATATCCTGCTCAGATACTCCCACTATGGAAACACCGTACCTGGCACACAGGTAAGTATTATAAATGACGCCGCCGAGAATGAGCGTATCGACCTTTTTGTAAATTTCGCTCAGCGGCCCGATCTTTGTATTATATTTTGCGCCGGCCACGACGGAAACAAACGGCCGCTCCGGCTTAAGCACCTTATCAAGGTTCTGGATCTCACGCTGCATCAGAAAACCCGCGAAGGAGGGAAGGTAGCGGGTAATGTTGAAGGTGGAAGCATGGGGCTGCCATGAACCGAAGGCATCATTCACGAATATCTCCGCGAGGCCCGCAAGCTGCCGGGTAAAGGCATCCCGTTCCTCGGACGGTGCCTCTTCCCCCCGGAACCACCGTGTGTTCGGAAGGTAGATCGCGTCGATCTTCTTCTCTCTCAGATCCTTGATGGCAAGATTTATCGACGTATCGATCCCCGCGATACCCCCGTCCTTATCCTCGCTGAAACGGGGGACATGGATTTTCAGGTGCAGCTTATGTTCGAGATAGCCGACGATCGGGTCCACCGATGTCGATTCGCTCATAGTGATCTTTTTCGTCTGTTCATCCCGTGGCCTGCCGACGTGGGTCATGAGGATGGGCCTGCCGCCCCTGGCGACCACATTGAAGATGGTACCGATGGTCTGGTCTATCCTGAAAGGATCCTGGATCCTGCCTTTTTTAACCACATTATGGTCAACCCTGATGAGAACGACCTTATTTTCAAGGCCGGCATCCTGAAGAAGGGGCAGCTTCGGATCAGCCGCCGGTTTCGCGGTTGCTGTTGAAGAATTTTTATCCATACGTTTTCTCATCCTTCCGCGTCAAAGAGGTCGCACCTGCATTTGTGACGCATATTATGGTATATTGCAAGGCCCGACCACATGTTTTTTCCACGTAATGCGTGACAGAATGTATCGAAACGAGATATATAAGGATGGTACTGCATAAAACAACAGGGAGAGATCGACTATGAAGGTAATGGCCATTGACAGCAGCCCCCGTGCAGCGGGTCAAAGCAAGACAAGATTGCTGATGGGCGCTCTGGTGGGAGGAATGCGGGAAGCCGGAGCGGAAGTAATCGAAGTGGAGCTTCGT encodes the following:
- a CDS encoding glutaconyl-CoA decarboxylase subunit alpha, with amino-acid sequence MIPYIKMEPFGKPLRDRQRERMSENVAKVEEVIAGIEAEGERIRNVGIPVEKVHERGQMTVWERIEYLVDPGTFCPLHTIFDPEHEESGSTGVVDGLARINGRWCMLIGFNNKWIAGAWIAGQPENNLRVTDIAKIMNLPLVWLVNCSGVKLPEQEKMYANRRGQGTCFFRHAELEKLGIPVLAGIYGTNPAGGGYQGVSPTILLAHRDCNIAVGGGGIVSGMSPKGFFDQEGAEQLIEATRRFKQKPPGRVEIHYDETGFFRAVFEEETDVLDALREYMGKIPAYDPGFFRLAEPAPPKHDPAEIACLVEMNQKKGYDFDNVLARLVDSSEHLEFRPGFGPEVYTGLVMIDGFLVGVIGNRQGLLPNYPEYTNAYNGVGGKLYRQGLIKMNEFVTQCGRDRIPVIWFQDTTGIDVGDIAEKAELLGLGQSLIYSIEQTGVPMMLVVLRKGTAAAHYVMGGPTANNHNAFTLGTPATEIYVMHGETAASASYARRLVKEKDAGRSLEPVIEKMNEMVKHYQESSRPVFCAKTGMVDEIVRFEKIRDYMVAFAGGAYQNPRSICPRHHLMLPRLIRSQVVRGLERPAAE
- a CDS encoding enoyl-CoA hydratase/isomerase family protein yields the protein MDFECIIYEKGDGIATIKLNRPKVLNAMNKQLWVEFQVALKDAGDDPEVKVLIITGEGRAFSTGADLKDSKDRTIEAYRDYLIELQEASRKVIRFEKPTIAAINGYALGSGYELGLACDVRIAAEEAKIGSPEARVTSSVTGGAMRLVQDLIGPGKAKELLFTAEYVDGKEAERIGLVNKAVPLDRLMDETMEMAKKMAANSAFSIRMIKKGLNMARGEVSLEALMEYEVEACLACVSTKERQESLKDFEERER
- a CDS encoding acetate--CoA ligase family protein, with the translated sequence MKRSLEKVFNPGSIAVIGASEVPGKAAERRTRSLIKAGYTGDIYLINPKRDELFGMKAYHSITEIPTEVDLVMVVVAPKFVSSAVADSIKMGAKGIIIITAGLGESGEEGKRIEAEILSEAAKTGAYVIGPNCSGMFNASANINMLGIPTINKGAISILTQSGNVIDSLTHFANMKGCGFNKMINVGNAIGVKLDEYVTYLKDDPDTKVIATYLEGIRGGNELVRVAREAARTKPIIALKVGKSSAGARATASHTGSLAGDDAIVDAAFRQAGIVRVSNPDEMIDMGNVFSKCPLPKGDRVVIMSEGGGDNSIAADNAEKYGMQVPVLSKETQEKILPVLLAGMPAHNPIDYGGTAEENPHVITECVKACMEADEVDGILITGFFGGFFDIIAPHIAELEEQTAWELVDLVRTYQKPLIVNTSYARDPIAALDILKEAGIPVIESSDRAAQCMSALMRFAVVQKKIRNMRLPEGTVTERPEIKALFSKVTKESRHNLLETESRELLAGYGVSLPDAVLAKTAAEAMEAADRLGYPLAMKIVSPDIIHKSDAGGIRLNLSNADEVQAAFDEIARNAEKVTTRDKIVGVLLSPMVPPGQECIIGMVRDAQFGPVIMFGLGGIFVEVLKDVSFRVAPLADEDIDEMIKEIKGYRILTGVRGEKPKDIEAIKEVLSKLSGIVIDNPEISEVDLNPVIVHEKGLSIVDSRILIA
- a CDS encoding TRAP transporter permease, with protein sequence MEEKKRAYIDHTLEEEISSAESAAQELLEEFEKKRTYKGLAGLAITVIAIATSCYHLVYAYLHPFFALDHRVIHWLLMSILIFALYPFAKKRSPRHRMSVLDWLYLIVSVGICSWIFIYSVPILNRAGTFLTIDVVMGSVLILLVLEASRRSTGPAVPLIAIIFICYALFGPYLPDVLSHRGYSIKRVSTYLALSTDGVFGVPLGVSANFILLFILYGALLRKTGAGQFFTDVAFALTGWSRGGPAKAAVASSTFFGMISGSSVANTVTTGSFTIPLMKRTGYPGYFAAGVEASSSTMGQIMPPIMGAAAFIMAEFLSIPYFKVCVAAAIPATLAFFSTFMQVHFRAVSLNLTGLPRADLPKIRKAFAEGWHHVFSIFLLIYFLMGNYSPERAVFWAITATVVSSFIMNVIKRKSLKKFGLLILEGMEEGATGAVEVAAACAAAGIIIGCITMSGLGIRFSSLVVDAAMGHLYLALPFTMIACIFLGMGVPTTAQYIIISSLVAPALAQMGVIPIAAHLFVLYFGTRADITPPVALAAYAGAGIAKSDPWKTGLNAFQLGIAGFIIPFMFVYAPELLMIGSPWAILMSFLTAAFGIVCLAAGVQACMIIRAKWYEVILFLAVAFLMIKPGLLTDGIGIVLFAVAYGSQWIRKKRMTATTAVA
- a CDS encoding DUF1850 domain-containing protein, whose protein sequence is MCVRIISIVFFLIQVVCISAFAGENADLRLQVVEQPGNAILLEFQVERGDLFYIDYIHSSDHTPVHDIFRMDEGGIVLVEEDFDWYGSGLESLTNDGAKVSFSGDKTRVLLNRKCPRFLLRVGRVAGHVITYKDTSIPLLSIADGGDSVWIRLVKEGGKE
- a CDS encoding TAXI family TRAP transporter solute-binding subunit — encoded protein: MKRVLYAILVFSMVMCMAVAGPAVAETKFLTIGTGSPGGVYYPLGGGMSVVVQKTVDGIRCAAESTGASVENSRLVGIGDTDMGMVMGSVAYKAMNGQEPFERKFPIVALFQMYPAPEHIVTTAQSGIKTLADLKGKKVSIDVPGSGCSTMAKAILEAAGFDLEKDLTLANLSQSESVQALKDGIVDACFFNFAYPGSAVMDIAATRDLVLVPVSKELADKVVKANPYYLQVTIPKGTYDDVEYDVLCIGDSNVMIANENMPDDIAYKVTKAIYTNVHEGKYALINIHPIAAQLTPANAVNSPIPLHPGAMKYFKEAMK
- a CDS encoding MurR/RpiR family transcriptional regulator, with protein sequence MPFDSFLAEKRNDLTAAQQQALKYITENYDETIFLTASSLSRRIGVSEATIVRLAQALGFDGYRGMQKMLRENFQNRLSTDARLKQTVKHAKTDEEVLVKVMQEDIRNLTQTLKSLSIETFHQAVTEMAAARKIFVIGLKGSHSTAVVLARYLGFLREGIYLLKPEIGDIWDSFHEVGEGDLVIGISFPRYPRTTIEALAYAREQGARVGAITDSLFSPLADHAHWVLPVKHRLESFIESYTAVMSLINALLTALSIQNPQETLKALKKRETLWKKKEIYWTTHEKNGA
- a CDS encoding phosphoglycerate kinase; amino-acid sequence: MDKNSSTATAKPAADPKLPLLQDAGLENKVVLIRVDHNVVKKGRIQDPFRIDQTIGTIFNVVARGGRPILMTHVGRPRDEQTKKITMSESTSVDPIVGYLEHKLHLKIHVPRFSEDKDGGIAGIDTSINLAIKDLREKKIDAIYLPNTRWFRGEEAPSEERDAFTRQLAGLAEIFVNDAFGSWQPHASTFNITRYLPSFAGFLMQREIQNLDKVLKPERPFVSVVAGAKYNTKIGPLSEIYKKVDTLILGGVIYNTYLCARYGVSIVGVSEQDIDAAADLVAIDARDRKILELPYVYESDTMEGKLDGHFRVRSIKELKKGMKLGFILDIAGESFDDPRVSDTINSARTIFVNAVMGYTPFFTEGSTVMDRKIDRNKKARKLYGGGDTLQEFKDLNPGLYLSVMDDSQYYFFTGGGTVLKAIEQGTPYGLEPVRALIENGGRQP